The window GGTGCTCATTGTGCACCCCCGGTTCGTTGCCACAGAAAGCTGGCGAGATGTTGCCCGCGCAGCGCTTCTTTTTGTTTCTCCAATGCGCCGTTGATGTTCATCAAACAGCCACAGTCGGCGCTCAACACTTGATGCGCGCCGGAATTCTTCAGCGCTTTGGTCTTGTCAGCCACCATCGCGCCGGAAATGTCTGGCATACGGACGCTGAATGTCCCACCGAAGCCACAGCATTCGCTTTCATGGTCGTGGTTGACCCGTTCCACGTTGCTCAACTGCGCCAACAACTCGCGACCGTGCAGGTGGGTGTTCATTTCTCGGCGCGCCGAACACGAAGTGTGTAGCGCGACTTTGACCGGCGCGCCGCTGTCCTGGAACTGCACCTTGCAGACGAACAGCAGAAACTCGGCCAACTCATAGGTGCGGGCCGCGAGGGCCTGAACCTGTTTCAACGTTTCCGGCTCGTCCTTGAACAAGTCGGCGTAATGTTCGCGCAACATGCCCGCGCAGGAGCCCGACGGCACCACCACCGGATAATCCCCGGCGAACAACGCCAATTGCGAGCGCGCCACGGTCCGTGCCTGCTCGGTGTAACCGGAGGTGTAGGCCGGTTGTCCGCAGCAGCTTTGCCCTTGCGGGTATTCGACCTTGATGCCTTCGCGCTCCAGCAAGTGGATCGCATCCATTCCGGCTTCGGGGTAG of the Pseudomonas sp. Seg1 genome contains:
- a CDS encoding (Fe-S)-binding protein; this encodes MSELYYNAVPNATRVAPPLPEPRQYPSEKPSRVYLFGTCVVDLFYPEAGMDAIHLLEREGIKVEYPQGQSCCGQPAYTSGYTEQARTVARSQLALFAGDYPVVVPSGSCAGMLREHYADLFKDEPETLKQVQALAARTYELAEFLLFVCKVQFQDSGAPVKVALHTSCSARREMNTHLHGRELLAQLSNVERVNHDHESECCGFGGTFSVRMPDISGAMVADKTKALKNSGAHQVLSADCGCLMNINGALEKQKEALRGQHLASFLWQRTGGAQ